In the genome of Brachypodium distachyon strain Bd21 chromosome 3, Brachypodium_distachyon_v3.0, whole genome shotgun sequence, the window AGCTTGTAATGATGGCAGAGTCATCCTCAATATTCACAGATGCTTTCCACAAGAAGAGAAGGTTAGCTGGGTTAGATTACGCCACCGAGACGGCAGAAGCTACTAGCTTTTATGATGAACATAGCACCACTTCCAAGCAAGAAATGGGCAACCTTTTGAATCAGCACTTCTCCGATAAGCTTAAGTTGGGACTTTGTCCCGCAATAGCAGAGAGCAATCTCATCACTCTTAGCACTCAAAGTTCGCATGAAGATAACGGTAGCCCTCATGGCAACCATCCTGTGTGTGACAGAATGGGGATGGAATGCCTACCGCTGGTGCCTCAAATGATGGAACTCTCAGATACTGGGACGTCCATATGTCCCTCCAAGAACTCTTGCTTTACACCATCTGTAAACGACGAAGGGCTCTTGCCATGCCATCTTAGTCTTACTCTTGCATCGTGCTCGATGGATGTCGACAGAAGCCAGGCCTGCAATGCAGATGGGAGCACCACAATTGATGAGGGGAGAGACGACCCAGCAGAGGCGACCACAGCCACCACGGATGACAATCAAAAGACACCAGTTGATTCTGATAAAGCAGATGCAGCGACACAACGACGAGGGGATGCACGAATTGCCACGGAGGCTCCTGCAGCTCCCCCTGCCGTGGTGAATGACAAGTTCTGGGAGCAGTTCCTGACCGAGAGGCCGGGCTGCTCGGAGACAGAGGAAGCAAGCTCTGGACTAAGCCGGGATCCTTCCATGGAGGACAAGGGGCAAATGGAAGGCAACATGAAGGATGGCAGCGAAGACATGGAACAGCTGAAACTTTGAGCTTCTTCTAATTTATTTGGCCAAAGtggtatatatacatacaggCATACATCGTTACTAAGATGTTAAGGACCAGGAAATTACTGCTGAATCAGTAGATGTCGTGAATTAATAGGGTATATAAATTGTGCACGGCATGGAACGGTGCacataattttgttttgttttagagCTGGAACCCAGAATAGAATCATTCTAGTTTTACAGTGGTACCCTGCAGTCTCTGCTTCGATTCTCCCGATAGCTTGCATACTTCATCCGATCCAAGTGGACGTCCTGTTTGCTGCAGGTAAAGTTGCACGGTAAAATTAGTATACTGGAGTAGTACTATGTTTTTAGCTGCTGCAGACATCGATTGCTTATGTTATCCGAAATCACGTCCACGTGTACTTTTGATACACCAGTATGTTGTCGAAGGATGGGACAATCGTTGATCAAAGATTTTTGTTATGCCCATGAAAATACGCTCTGTACATCCGTACGGAACCGTAATTTGCATCAGATTTCCCCAAATATTGTCGGTAAGACCATACGGAGTATTTACTTCTGCCGTGCAACGCAACATATTTCAGCGACGCTAACAAAAATTTAGCGTTCGCTTACCGTGTCGTCGATGTGCCAACTCAGGGAGAAGATTACGGTAAGGTTCCAAAATCCAACTGTCAAAAACGGCTCCGTCCGTGGCGTCGCAGAGTACCCGGATTCTTTTAAGTTTAGTTTTAAGAGAAGAGGCCCAAGAATTAAATGCCAGTAAAGATTTCAGTTATTATTTACTCCTTGCTTGGGAGATTTTAACTGTAGCGTAAAGTCGGCTATCCCATTGTCACACGCGTCGCCCTTGGTGTTTGTCCCTGCTCAAGCTGCTGCGCGACAGCAGAGCAGAgcgcctccctccgccgccggtaaCCATGGTGGCAGAAGCAGATCTCGGTGAGTGAACTTGCGGTTTCGCTTTCTGATCTCTCCATGGCCGATCGAATCTCAGGCTCGCTCGAGACATCTCTGCCGATTTCTGCTCTGACCGTTTCTCTGTCTCTGGACTAGGGCCTGAATTGCTCGTGCCACCGGCGACCCCCGACATTGGCCGGAAGGCGCCGGCCCAATCCGCCGTGGATGGCTGCTCCTCTCGCtctgcgccgcccgcccccgcGTCGGTTGGCCTCTGGGAGGTGGATAAGCACGGCTTCTTCTGCGTTCCACGCTCCATTGGGGAACAGCGTCAATCTGCACCGGAGGAAGGACAGGATTGTGCAGCTAACACGGAAGCATCCTCGCCGGAGGAGAGCGCTTCCTCTGACGACGAGATTGCGCCGCCAGGGGAATGTTCTGTACCCACGGCTACTAGCCCTGGTGCTACTCTTATCTCTACCATGACACCGGACAAAGTGGAGAATACACCTTGGAAGAAGCCGAAGAAGAGGTCCACAAAGGGTCTCACCCGATTAAGGTTGAACAAGGATAAACGCTTCAAGTCACTTCACAAGACACCGGTGACAAAGGGTAACGCTAAGAAGTCAGCAAAGCGCAAGTTGGATTTCGATTCGCCTGAAATCATCACGGCTAGTTTCAGCAGAGCCATGCTGATGGATAATTTGAGGTGCCTAGCGAAGATTAATAATCTGTCAAATGAGTTGAGGAGCAATAatgggaaaaaaaggaaaacaagtgGTGTAATGGCTATGGTTCCTTACCAGAATGCTCCAATTGATTCACCATGCTCTGCATTGGTTCCATTTGGAAATTCCGCGCAGCTTGCTATGGTTCCCTATCTAAATCGCGGGAAGAAAGTGCGGGCCAAGTTGCTAGGTATCACTCCTGAGACAAAAAGAGTGTATGATGTTCTGATGAAGTGGGATGAAATTGACGGTGAAAGTTTTGAAGGGCTGGATATTGGCAGTGGACCTGAATGGGATAAAATCCGGCTGGAGTATAAAAAGCACGTGGATTCGTTTATTGCTATCGTGAAGGATTTATTCGGTAACCATCATGCATTATGGAACTTCTCATTCTCTTTTCTATGTCTTAATGTCTGCAGAGtgaaatgaaagaaaagaGGACATAAGAAGTGAAATGCACTTCTAATTTGGTTTGTCTAAGTATGTTAATAAATCTATTAGTTAAATACATCAACCAATGCACTCAGCCTTTTCTGTTGCAAAAGCTCCACCGACATGCCATTGTTTCCCTTTCCACCTTCTCTTAATGTTCCTCTTGGAGCCCAAAgttgacaaaagaatatgagAAGTAAAAGAGTAGCATTGCCTTCTACAAAACTTGAAGCTTTTCTTGCAAAAAAGAACTTGAAGTTGTACAAACTGTTTCAGAATATCTGGCGAGTCAGGTCACTACTCATTGGATGTCTTATTTGGAGAAGCAAACTTATTAATGATTTTGTccaaacaataaaataaattctTTCAACAAGTCTTTTTAGCCATATTTTGAAATGCTTTACTGACATTCCACTTTTCTGTTTCTGCCTTCCTCCCTTTAGCTTTAAACAACCACAACAGATTTGGTTCAAGTAACTGCATGTGGATTCTTTCTCACCACTAGTTAActacccgtgcgttgctatgATCAAAACAAATTAGTCTGTGCAACAAGGTTATACAAATAAACCCAATTAGACTACTCAAAGTCACATTTAGTATAAGCTTAGTCAATACAATACTCATTTGTTTTCTAACTTTGCCGTAACTTTCATGTATGCCGATATTAGCCTAATGGCACTTATGCGCACGCccagagaggagaggggaagaggaggacgaaCGGACCACCGCCACTAATTGGCACTTTTATAGGGGTATAAAGACACTTGCTCTACAACATGTGCAAACATGCACACTGgagaagcaaaaaaataatctggCATAGATACATAATTTGATAGCAACTCGGTTCCAAGTATTTTTGTACGGGTAAAAAATTAAGTCAGTACTAACTTTGTAAAATGTTAACTAATTATACCAACTGTTAGCACTTagctccaattttttttaagtgtGTTAATGATATAAAAGAAGCAATAGAGCGGATCAAGTAAGTTTTAGAACCCTGATATTATATGAAATATGCAAGTGAACTTTTAACTTCTCTTGTGTCAGGTCCCAGGGAATTTCTAAATTTTGAACTGCTCTTGTGTCAGGTCCCAGAGAATTTTCTCAATGGGGAGGATCAGTAATTGATTCTGTCGTCGGTACTTTCCTTACCCAAAATGTTGCTGATCATTTATCAAGGTAAAATAATAGCGAATATGGTCTTCGCTTACATGCTTGTGCTGGAGCTCATACCCATCTTATGCACATTCTATGAATTTATCACAAGTAatctttgttttttgtataaaCATACAGCAATGCTTTTATGGTCCTAGCTGCAAAGTTTCCTATGAATAAGGGGAGTGGTAATGCTGAAGAAAGTTCTCACGTGCCTCTCATCAAAGAAAACTTGAATTTGAATAAAGCATCTAGTTCTAATTCTATCAGTTCAGCCTTTTCCAAACCAGCTGACTGTGAGGAAGTTGGCTACAGTGAGGAGGTAAAAGGGCAATATGGTGAAGAGTACAAAACAATTATTGAGAATTTCCTAGCTATTATACAAGAAAATGACATATCTACTTGGGGGAAGGATGATCTTTTGAACCTTGTGAAGGATAAGTCTTCTAATTCAGTATGCAGTGAAACAACCTTGAGAAAATTCATAGCTAGTCTGCGGCTGGAAGATACTGCTCATTGGGATAGGTTACGGGGGGAAGCATGTAGAAAAGGATATGATAACAGAAGTGAAACTAGAATAACTGATAAAGTTGATTGGGAAGCTGTATTACATGCTCCACTCATTGAGGTCGCAAAGTGCATTGCAGGCAGGGGACAGCATTACCTTCTGGCATTGCGGATACAGGTATGTGATTGCAGATACACATGCACTGTCacttatttctgtaattctcTCCAAACATTTGTGTACCAGGAATAAATTTCTAAATACCTTGCTCCTGAAAAGATGAAGCTGCTCATCTTTGGTATAAAGAAAGGGTATACGCAACATCAACGAGACGTTCATATATGTATTTAGCATTTCTACAAAGTTCAAAGCATTTAATTTACAAAGTTAATTGCCTATTTTAGTAATGAAATTATCAGTAGCAATTAAGTAGTAATCTGTTTAATTACCAAATTGTTTACTCTATATATTTTCTTGAAGTATATAAATCTCAGAAAACTACACCCTGTATAATTACCAAATTGTCACTTATATCTGTAATTCTCTCCAAACATTTGTGTACCAGGAATAAATTTCTAAATACCTTGCTCCTGAAAATATGAAGCTGCTCATCTTTGGTAAAAAAAGGGTATACACAACATTAACCAGACATTCATATATGTATTTAGCATTTCTACAAAGTTCAAAGCATTTAATTTACAAAGTTACTTGTCTATTTTAGTAATGAAATTATCAGTAGCAGTTAAATAGTAATCTGTTTAATTACCAAATTTTTtgctgtatatattttttcaaaaatgagCGCCCAATAAAGAGATAAGGAATTCCAAAAGGAGAAGGGCGCATTCCTCACATGAAAAACATTTGTTAgcttaaaaacaaaaataatatagTGCACTATGCAGCAAGGCGTGGGCACTTAGCTAATCTGTTAAATTTTTTGTGTTGattaacaaaaataataattgaagCACCATTTGTCATCTACATTGGAACTCTTTATTGTCAAATCTCAATGCAGTTAATGTATTCTCTGATTCATAAAAGTACTAGTTGTATAATTTAATCTTCAACAGCAATTTTGAGTGAAATGTCATTTAAACTAATATGGAGTATTTATTATTCCTGGCACTAGCaacatatttcttttcttcttcttttttctggcaTTTGATGCAAGAGCTAGAAGTATTATTTGACATTTTACAGGCGTTTCTCGCGCGCATAAAGAAAGACCATGGAAGCTTCGACCTGGATTGGCTTAAATATGTACCACGAGAAAGCGCGAAGTATGACTATATTTTACTATTTATTATAGAACATATGCTGCAGTTAATTGCATCACCATTTTGGTGTTTTATGTTATATTGGTGTTAAACTGTTGCGAACTAGCTACATAATGATATCCTGTATTTTCATTATCTTGCTTTTATAAATACATAGAACCATCGAGCAATTTATTCTCCACAATTTTAAAGGTCTATTACAGGAATATCATGGCACTTTTGGTAGGGTTAGGCGGTTAGCAGGTTAGGTAAAACAGGCAAATCAAATTTGTGCAAGATATATATTGTCTATATGCATAGTGGAATTCAATCACTCATattctattttttcttctgctgGGCATTAGAAATTACCTACTCAGTGTAAATGGGCTTGGAGCTAAAAGTGTTGACTGCATTCGTCTGTTGTCACTGAAGCAGAAAGCATTCCCAGTAAGTTATTCCGTTTCCTAAAAATGAATCAAATCCTTTCAAAGTGTCAGGTGAATGCATTTTTAATCATACACGTGATTGCACTCCACTCCTTTCAGGTTGATGTGAATGTATCTCGCATAGTTACAAGGCTAGAATGGGTCGAACTCGAATGCTCTCCTGAGGAGTTTCATTTGGTTGACTTGTATGATTCTTTCCACCTGAATATGGAAACATGATAATGGCAATTATGTTCTTAtatcttgtttcctttgttgaAGATATCCACTCATGAAAGATATTCAGACTTATTTATGGCCTCGTTTATGTACTATTGGGAAGGAAAAGTTGTAAGTCCTGATAATTCAAAGGATATTGATATTGTTTTTGTA includes:
- the LOC100823585 gene encoding uncharacterized protein LOC100823585 isoform X1 encodes the protein MVAEADLGPELLVPPATPDIGRKAPAQSAVDGCSSRSAPPAPASVGLWEVDKHGFFCVPRSIGEQRQSAPEEGQDCAANTEASSPEESASSDDEIAPPGECSVPTATSPGATLISTMTPDKVENTPWKKPKKRSTKGLTRLRLNKDKRFKSLHKTPVTKGNAKKSAKRKLDFDSPEIITASFSRAMLMDNLRCLAKINNLSNELRSNNGKKRKTSGVMAMVPYQNAPIDSPCSALVPFGNSAQLAMVPYLNRGKKVRAKLLGITPETKRVYDVLMKWDEIDGESFEGLDIGSGPEWDKIRLEYKKHVDSFIAIVKDLFGPREFSQWGGSVIDSVVGTFLTQNVADHLSSNAFMVLAAKFPMNKGSGNAEESSHVPLIKENLNLNKASSSNSISSAFSKPADCEEVGYSEEVKGQYGEEYKTIIENFLAIIQENDISTWGKDDLLNLVKDKSSNSVCSETTLRKFIASLRLEDTAHWDRLRGEACRKGYDNRSETRITDKVDWEAVLHAPLIEVAKCIAGRGQHYLLALRIQAFLARIKKDHGSFDLDWLKYVPRESAKNYLLSVNGLGAKSVDCIRLLSLKQKAFPVDVNVSRIVTRLEWVELECSPEEFHLVDLYPLMKDIQTYLWPRLCTIGKEKLYELHCLMITFGKVICTKAAPNCKACPFRARCRYYKSNLARSLLPPAEESVHGPGEEQTSMVTSERLLLPNGSCTPGHLVCQNQIKESKTAGRVPTRNCEPIIEVPPSPECEHEALDEQEQCLDIEDMMSDGEQYDAKINLCSYKPMVSIGCWTPNRGKDLVLSNSHHTSYQSPKLKNPGRLRTEHHAYVLPDDHVILEEFEKRVPEDPCPYLLVVIPCPDDEVVKGTMLADQGQEQDQDGDSAITLTLSSNAPDDHAFDGSVNQANHDLELPLVPFSEPNAGGQIPAAQNDMVIGRAIIPEFIHQPQDFPALMDSDIHQPMIEKLHITSEGTDIWQQHFMPKNDSSDAVSIPGPWIDFFTVMLISPDNFAWARKVLLSNMWNIFASTSDVSRQFALPDSCPSKVAPNCKLTARVSEASQGFSTPQASRYVNSPEELPMSTSAIRVKRSMKPPIVVTQVRRSDRLKDKNGGFKHNTCINKHCLACASKAPEINKKICSQTQVEEHKEGQ
- the LOC100823585 gene encoding protein ROS1 isoform X3, producing MVAEADLGPELLVPPATPDIGRKAPAQSAVDGCSSRSAPPAPASVGLWEVDKHGFFCVPRSIGEQRQSAPEEGQDCAANTEASSPEESASSDDEIAPPGECSVPTATSPGATLISTMTPDKVENTPWKKPKKRSTKGLTRLRLNKDKRFKSLHKTPVTKGNAKKSAKRKLDFDSPEIITASFSRAMLMDNLRCLAKINNLSNELRSNNGKKRKTSGVMAMVPYQNAPIDSPCSALVPFGNSAQLAMVPYLNRGKKVRAKLLGITPETKRVYDVLMKWDEIDGESFEGLDIGSGPEWDKIRLEYKKHVDSFIAIVKDLFGPREFSQWGGSVIDSVVGTFLTQNVADHLSSNAFMVLAAKFPMNKGSGNAEESSHVPLIKENLNLNKASSSNSISSAFSKPADCEEVGYSEEVKGQYGEEYKTIIENFLAIIQENDISTWGKDDLLNLVKDKSSNSVCSETTLRKFIASLRLEDTAHWDRLRGEACRKGYDNRSETRITDKVDWEAVLHAPLIEVAKCIAGRGQHYLLALRIQAFLARIKKDHGSFDLDWLKYVPRESAKNYLLSVNGLGAKSVDCIRLLSLKQKAFPVDVNVSRIVTRLEWVELECSPEEFHLVDLYPLMKDIQTYLWPRLCTIGKEKLYELHCLMITFGKVICTKAAPNCKACPFRARCRYYKSNLARSLLPPAEESVHGPGEEQTSMVTSERLLLPNGSCTPGHLVCQNQIKESKTAGRVPTRNCEPIIEVPPSPECEHEALDEQEQCLDIEDMMSDGEQYDAKINLCSYKPMVSIGCWTPNRGKDLVLSNSHHTSYQSPKLKNPGRLRTEHHAYVLPDDHVILEEFEKRVPEDPCPYLLVVIPCPDDEVVKGTMLIPCRTASRGNFPLNGTYFQDHEVFADYTSSRFPITIHRELIWELERCIVYFGSSIHSITKGQTRQDIEDCFKKGYVCIRAFDRQTRYPKRLCATLHANTGKQEGSEQKEGDGDSRRGRPAQGKAP
- the LOC100844394 gene encoding heat stress transcription factor A-5 is translated as MEASSGAGARGGGGGGGPAPFLLKTYEMVDDPSTDAVVSWSDASDASFVVWNSPEFAARLLPTYFKHSNFSSFIRQLNTYGFRKIEPERWEFANEYFVKGQKHLLKNIYRRKPIHSHSHQPGALPDNERALFDDEIDRLAREKAALQADLWKFKQQQSGTMFQIEDLEQRVLNMEQRQGKMIAFLQQASKNPQFVNKLVMMAESSSIFTDAFHKKRRLAGLDYATETAEATSFYDEHSTTSKQEMGNLLNQHFSDKLKLGLCPAIAESNLITLSTQSSHEDNGSPHGNHPVCDRMGMECLPLVPQMMELSDTGTSICPSKNSCFTPSVNDEGLLPCHLSLTLASCSMDVDRSQACNADGSTTIDEGRDDPAEATTATTDDNQKTPVDSDKADAATQRRGDARIATEAPAAPPAVVNDKFWEQFLTERPGCSETEEASSGLSRDPSMEDKGQMEGNMKDGSEDMEQLKL
- the LOC100823585 gene encoding DEMETER-like protein 2 isoform X2; this encodes MVAEADLGPELLVPPATPDIGRKAPAQSAVDGCSSRSAPPAPASVGLWEVDKHGFFCVPRSIGEQRQSAPEEGQDCAANTEASSPEESASSDDEIAPPGECSVPTATSPGATLISTMTPDKVENTPWKKPKKRSTKGLTRLRLNKDKRFKSLHKTPVTKGNAKKSAKRKLDFDSPEIITASFSRAMLMDNLRCLAKINNLSNELRSNNGKKRKTSGVMAMVPYQNAPIDSPCSALVPFGNSAQLAMVPYLNRGKKVRAKLLGLDIGSGPEWDKIRLEYKKHVDSFIAIVKDLFGPREFSQWGGSVIDSVVGTFLTQNVADHLSSNAFMVLAAKFPMNKGSGNAEESSHVPLIKENLNLNKASSSNSISSAFSKPADCEEVGYSEEVKGQYGEEYKTIIENFLAIIQENDISTWGKDDLLNLVKDKSSNSVCSETTLRKFIASLRLEDTAHWDRLRGEACRKGYDNRSETRITDKVDWEAVLHAPLIEVAKCIAGRGQHYLLALRIQAFLARIKKDHGSFDLDWLKYVPRESAKNYLLSVNGLGAKSVDCIRLLSLKQKAFPVDVNVSRIVTRLEWVELECSPEEFHLVDLYPLMKDIQTYLWPRLCTIGKEKLYELHCLMITFGKVICTKAAPNCKACPFRARCRYYKSNLARSLLPPAEESVHGPGEEQTSMVTSERLLLPNGSCTPGHLVCQNQIKESKTAGRVPTRNCEPIIEVPPSPECEHEALDEQEQCLDIEDMMSDGEQYDAKINLCSYKPMVSIGCWTPNRGKDLVLSNSHHTSYQSPKLKNPGRLRTEHHAYVLPDDHVILEEFEKRVPEDPCPYLLVVIPCPDDEVVKGTMLADQGQEQDQDGDSAITLTLSSNAPDDHAFDGSVNQANHDLELPLVPFSEPNAGGQIPAAQNDMVIGRAIIPEFIHQPQDFPALMDSDIHQPMIEKLHITSEGTDIWQQHFMPKNDSSDAVSIPGPWIDFFTVMLISPDNFAWARKVLLSNMWNIFASTSDVSRQFALPDSCPSKVAPNCKLTARVSEASQGFSTPQASRYVNSPEELPMSTSAIRVKRSMKPPIVVTQVRRSDRLKDKNGGFKHNTCINKHCLACASKAPEINKKICSQTQVEEHKEGQ